The following proteins are encoded in a genomic region of Reichenbachiella sp.:
- a CDS encoding alpha/beta hydrolase, with product MKNVSYTELQSVGFPDPKMIFFNGLELEVFEAGIENTGKPIVLCHGFPETAYSWRFQIPELVKAGYHVIAPNQRGYGNSSRPTEITAYDIVHLTDDIIALLDYYGYENATFVGHDWGANVVWSLALLNPKRVNKIINLALPYQVRGEKPWVEWMEEIFGEDNYFVHFNRQQGVADAILDENKSNFLRNLFRKNVPLAPPEPGMLMINLARAEKPLGEPIMSESELAIYISAFETSGFTGAINWYRNLDRNWHLLANVKPTIQHPTLMIYGEQDMIPKSESLTDFVPNVEVISLDCGHCIQQEKPEETTQAILKWLKQQNV from the coding sequence ATGAAAAATGTAAGTTACACAGAACTTCAATCAGTTGGATTTCCTGACCCAAAAATGATTTTCTTCAATGGCTTAGAACTTGAAGTATTTGAAGCAGGTATTGAAAATACAGGCAAACCTATTGTGCTCTGCCACGGCTTTCCGGAGACTGCGTATTCTTGGCGTTTTCAGATTCCCGAACTTGTTAAAGCTGGCTATCATGTCATTGCTCCAAATCAGCGTGGTTATGGTAACTCATCTCGCCCAACTGAAATAACGGCGTACGACATTGTACATTTAACGGATGACATAATTGCACTACTCGATTACTATGGCTACGAAAATGCCACTTTTGTTGGTCATGATTGGGGGGCAAATGTTGTATGGAGCCTTGCATTATTGAATCCAAAGCGAGTAAACAAAATAATAAACTTGGCTTTACCTTACCAAGTGCGCGGAGAAAAACCTTGGGTTGAATGGATGGAGGAAATTTTCGGAGAAGATAATTATTTTGTTCACTTTAATCGCCAACAAGGAGTCGCAGATGCTATACTTGATGAAAACAAAAGTAATTTTCTCCGAAATTTATTCAGAAAGAACGTACCCCTTGCGCCGCCAGAGCCAGGAATGTTAATGATTAATCTTGCAAGAGCGGAAAAACCACTTGGCGAACCAATAATGAGTGAAAGTGAGCTGGCTATTTATATTTCTGCCTTCGAAACATCAGGATTTACAGGAGCTATTAATTGGTACAGAAACCTTGACCGAAATTGGCATTTACTGGCAAATGTAAAACCAACCATTCAACATCCGACACTTATGATATATGGTGAGCAGGATATGATTCCTAAGTCCGAGAGCCTGACAGATTTCGTTCCTAATGTAGAAGTGATTAGTCTAGACTGTGGTCATTGTATTCAACAAGAAAAACCAGAAGAAACAACTCAAGCAATTCTAAAATGGTTGAAACAACAGAATGTCTAA
- a CDS encoding TfoX/Sxy family protein, producing the protein MAYDEYLGERITNILKCKSANFFSKKMMGGLVFFVDDKMLCGINIDKKFGDSLLMARVGEEAYQEHISKEECLPMDFTGRPMKGYLFITPAGFDFDADLERWIDLCLAYNPLAKANKSKKK; encoded by the coding sequence ATGGCATACGACGAATACCTCGGTGAGCGAATCACCAATATCCTAAAGTGCAAATCGGCTAATTTCTTTAGCAAAAAGATGATGGGTGGGCTCGTGTTTTTTGTAGATGATAAAATGCTGTGTGGCATCAATATCGACAAAAAGTTTGGAGATAGTCTACTGATGGCTCGAGTGGGAGAGGAGGCCTATCAGGAACATATATCAAAGGAGGAATGTCTTCCGATGGATTTTACCGGAAGGCCCATGAAAGGCTATCTCTTTATCACGCCAGCGGGTTTTGATTTTGATGCCGACCTGGAGCGATGGATTGATTTGTGTTTGGCTTACAACCCTTTAGCCAAAGCGAATAAGTCGAAAAAGAAATAG
- a CDS encoding YafY family protein — MDYSETNRLSRLTEILIQLQTKRIVTASELANKFDISKRTIYRDIKALEQSGVPVLTEEGKGYTLMKGYKIPPVMFTEKQANALILAEQLVLNSKDASFVKDYSEAIDKIKSILKYTTKDKANILLERTRYDENINRKRNSSNLSDLQNALTNYNLVKIEYINKENSASIRIIEPFAILNSENWYLVAFCRLRNEFRFFRPDRIQKLEILTENFEPHNMTLQEYFDKYQSSH; from the coding sequence ATGGATTATTCCGAAACAAATAGACTATCAAGATTAACAGAAATTTTAATTCAATTACAGACTAAACGCATTGTGACGGCTTCGGAATTAGCAAATAAATTTGATATTAGTAAAAGAACTATCTACAGAGACATAAAAGCATTGGAACAATCTGGTGTTCCTGTATTAACAGAAGAAGGGAAGGGTTATACGTTAATGAAAGGATATAAAATCCCACCTGTAATGTTTACCGAAAAACAAGCAAATGCTTTAATACTTGCAGAACAATTAGTGTTAAATAGTAAGGATGCATCATTTGTAAAGGACTATTCGGAAGCAATAGATAAAATAAAATCAATTCTAAAATATACAACAAAAGATAAAGCTAATATACTTCTTGAACGTACACGTTATGACGAAAACATAAATCGAAAAAGGAATAGTAGTAATTTATCAGATTTACAAAATGCATTAACTAATTACAACCTTGTTAAAATAGAATATATCAATAAAGAAAATTCTGCATCAATTAGAATAATAGAACCATTTGCTATATTAAATTCTGAAAATTGGTATTTAGTTGCATTTTGTCGTTTGCGTAACGAGTTTAGGTTTTTTAGACCAGACAGAATTCAAAAATTAGAAATTCTAACAGAAAATTTCGAACCTCATAATATGACCTTACAAGAATATTTTGACAAATATCAAAGTTCTCACTAA
- a CDS encoding SRPBCC family protein: MKYLKYLLYAVLALVAIFIGKGLLTPSVSYDCETTVNKPADEAWAVMSDESKLAQWIEGYKRGEAVSGEPGTVGAVSNIYVEENGEEMVMQETINALEPNQRMAMTFTMDFMNMDYEISFEEKEGKTMIRSKSMVQGNGLVNQSFVSFFRSAMVEQEEKNLSSLKKLIEENTTDYFPEPEMDEVEEISEM; this comes from the coding sequence ATGAAATATCTAAAGTACCTTCTCTATGCCGTATTGGCCCTTGTAGCAATATTTATTGGCAAAGGACTGCTGACTCCTTCGGTATCTTACGACTGCGAAACCACTGTAAACAAACCAGCTGATGAAGCCTGGGCCGTGATGTCTGACGAATCGAAATTGGCTCAATGGATTGAAGGTTATAAAAGAGGCGAGGCTGTGAGTGGCGAGCCAGGTACTGTAGGTGCCGTATCCAATATCTATGTGGAGGAAAACGGCGAAGAAATGGTGATGCAAGAAACGATCAACGCCTTAGAACCCAACCAGCGTATGGCCATGACTTTTACTATGGATTTTATGAATATGGATTATGAGATCTCCTTTGAAGAAAAGGAAGGAAAGACCATGATTCGCTCTAAGTCGATGGTGCAAGGAAACGGGCTAGTCAATCAATCCTTTGTGTCTTTCTTTCGCTCCGCTATGGTAGAGCAAGAAGAAAAGAACTTGAGTAGTTTGAAAAAATTGATCGAAGAAAATACTACCGACTATTTTCCTGAACCTGAAATGGATGAAGTAGAGGAGATTTCAGAAATGTAA
- a CDS encoding PepSY-associated TM helix domain-containing protein has protein sequence MSKRIYNVLFHLHTVSGIVISVLLYVIFFAGSFSFFRDEIVNWERNHAVEFSEHLVTDFNVVFDSLESKYDLQGREVSIGKHYVERSFGVSLSASADSLASEGAKKRHFFYMDSETYETADYASSYSLGEFLYRLHFFAQIPNPVGYYLSGFTAFFFLFAIITGILVHWEKIVSNFYLFRPWVKLKTIWTDAHTALGTIGLPFQFVYAVTGAFFMIKALLIAPSVFALYDGDQAALYEDLGYGEPEVAYQYEPLHGGFSVKDLVAQTAEDWPEFDINHLHIFNYGDANMHLAVEGETKRNSKFTGPGKRLYKVATGELIEEKNPFVPASYLDGVKNSLYRLHYGDYGGYVLKVVSFLLGLISCFVIASGIMIWLVARRKKNVPEKRRKFNERVASVYMAICLSMYPVTALAFIAVKTMGSGLTFLYQFYFITWLVASAFLIWKKDIHYINRVTLLSGSVIGFLVPFVNGIISGDWIWQSLRDGHFQVLFVDVFWLVLSVATFWAYRKVKNKQPNKTMVDEKEEVTQSADFEIEELELIEEPV, from the coding sequence ATGAGCAAAAGAATTTACAACGTCCTATTTCATCTGCACACGGTCAGTGGCATCGTCATCAGTGTATTACTTTATGTGATCTTCTTTGCAGGTTCTTTCTCCTTTTTTAGGGATGAGATTGTGAATTGGGAGCGGAATCATGCCGTAGAATTTTCCGAGCACCTCGTGACCGATTTCAATGTGGTATTTGATTCGCTGGAGTCTAAATACGACCTGCAGGGTAGGGAAGTGTCCATCGGCAAGCACTATGTAGAGCGTAGTTTTGGGGTGAGCTTGTCCGCTTCTGCAGATTCGCTGGCGAGCGAGGGCGCTAAAAAGCGCCACTTTTTCTATATGGATAGCGAGACGTATGAGACGGCCGATTATGCCAGCTCCTATTCTCTAGGAGAGTTTTTGTATCGATTGCATTTTTTTGCGCAAATCCCCAATCCGGTAGGCTATTACCTTTCAGGGTTTACTGCTTTCTTTTTCCTTTTTGCCATCATCACGGGTATCCTCGTGCATTGGGAAAAGATTGTTTCCAATTTTTACCTTTTTCGGCCATGGGTCAAGCTCAAAACTATTTGGACGGATGCCCATACAGCGTTGGGTACTATCGGTTTGCCCTTTCAGTTTGTCTATGCGGTTACGGGTGCTTTTTTTATGATCAAGGCGCTGCTCATTGCGCCAAGCGTCTTCGCGTTGTATGATGGAGACCAAGCGGCGCTATATGAAGATCTGGGGTACGGAGAGCCTGAGGTCGCTTATCAGTACGAGCCTTTGCATGGCGGCTTTAGCGTCAAAGACCTGGTGGCTCAGACGGCCGAAGATTGGCCAGAATTCGACATCAATCACTTGCACATTTTCAATTACGGGGATGCCAACATGCATTTAGCTGTAGAAGGCGAAACCAAACGCAATTCAAAATTTACTGGCCCCGGCAAGCGACTCTACAAAGTGGCTACGGGTGAACTTATAGAAGAGAAAAACCCATTCGTACCTGCGAGCTACCTCGATGGCGTAAAAAATTCGCTTTATCGACTTCACTATGGTGACTACGGCGGATATGTGCTGAAAGTGGTCTCCTTTCTGCTTGGTTTGATCTCCTGTTTTGTGATTGCCTCAGGTATCATGATCTGGCTGGTCGCTCGACGCAAAAAGAACGTGCCTGAAAAGCGACGCAAATTCAATGAGCGGGTCGCTAGCGTGTATATGGCGATATGCTTGAGCATGTATCCAGTTACGGCACTTGCTTTTATTGCCGTGAAAACAATGGGCAGTGGCCTGACCTTCCTCTACCAGTTTTACTTCATCACGTGGCTGGTGGCTTCTGCCTTTCTGATTTGGAAAAAGGACATCCACTATATCAATCGAGTGACTTTACTCTCTGGTAGCGTAATTGGCTTTTTGGTTCCTTTCGTCAATGGCATCATCTCCGGCGACTGGATTTGGCAGTCTTTACGCGACGGTCATTTTCAAGTCTTGTTTGTAGATGTTTTCTGGTTGGTATTATCGGTGGCTACTTTTTGGGCGTATCGGAAGGTGAAAAACAAGCAGCCTAATAAAACTATGGTAGACGAGAAAGAGGAAGTAACCCAGTCTGCTGATTTCGAAATAGAAGAGCTTGAGTTGATAGAGGAGCCAGTTTGA